The Mangifera indica cultivar Alphonso chromosome 12, CATAS_Mindica_2.1, whole genome shotgun sequence DNA window TTTCTGAAAAGAAGCAAGTCTTTGGCAATGTTTTAACTTCTTCCTCCCTTTGTTTGTCTTATTAACTGGGCTTTTTGAATCTGGCAAGAAAAGCTTGCGACCAAGTAACACAGATATGAGAAAATTGTGCCATAGGAAGATTTGGAGGTGATAGTTGATGTAACCCCAGAAGATGACACAAGCACTAACAACTCATGGTCTTGGTCAATTGTTTTGGATATGCCTCCTTGTTTCAGCTTGTCTTCAACTACATTTAGAGACTGCAACCAAATGGCTTCTTAAGACAATAAAAGCAGCAGTTTTAAAGCCAAAAAGCAATCCATTTCAAGTAAAATTTTGTCCAAGCCTCTGGCATCATCTTCATCCAGCAGAATCTCATAAAAAGTCGATGAGGAATGGTCTATCAGTCTCAACACATATTTAAATGGGGCcactgatataaaatttatgaaaatctCTATGCAAGATGCATGCAAAGAATGAACAGCAAGggagttttctttctttttcttctcgaCAAGATCTGCTTCCTGAAAACTTTCCCATCTTCATCCCAATCATCACTGTTCCAGTTTATTTCGGCAGTGGATGCTTCTTCAGAAACTACttcatatctaattaaaaaagcCCTTCCCACTCTTCCAAAATGTCTACCAAAGTACCAAAATGGGGATCCGTACTGGCAACTGCACACAACTTCGAGAAGTAGGAGGCAGCTGTATCGACATTTTGGACCAGAGTCTTATTTCCACGCTCGGTGAGATAGCTGCCACAAGTTGAGCAGATTTGAGGGCAACCAAAGTACTCATAAACCTGCTAGAAGTACTCATAAATCAAAGTACAACCCCAGATTGGCAGTGGTTTCACCCGTTTTACTTGCAGTGAGCAGCTCATCCCACCCTTCCCAAGGAAGAACATCGGATTGTTGTTCAGAAGAAAAACCGTCCCTGTTTCTACCTGAGATAGATCGCAAAAGTTCAAGGGCATAAGCTCGAACTTGACTTGGTAACTGCCACTCTCTACCAAACTACATGTCTGACCCTCTTAAGCTCATTAAAATCACCCTCCAATGTACTTAGAGAAGATAACAAATGATACAAATTTTCGTGATCAAGGGATCCGCAACAGATCTTGTAAAATGGGCTCCAATGCAGCTAAAAATAGCTGAGGAAGATCCTGGAATTTAGAGGCAGCACTCGAACTATATTCAGACACTACTGAAAAATACCTCTGAAACAGCTCCAAACCCACAACCTGAAGATACCATGGCTCTgcagaaaatgaaaatttcaccGGCAAAGTATCCGATTAAACCATGAGTGACGTAGTTGATGAAGTTGCAGACTCTTGGTCTTTGTTTGAGATGGAGACAAAGATCTTCATTTGAGATAAAGACGAAGATGAATGATCTTTATCTTCGCCTTTATCTCAAATGAAGATctttatttaagataaaaacaaGTGATCCTTTTTTGTTAGAGATGGAGACGAAGACTCTTTGTATGAGATAAAGAGAAACGATCTTTATCTCAAATGAGTTATCAGATTATGAGTCTTCAGACAAAAACTCTTATCTCCGTcttaaataaagatgaaaagtcTTCGTTAAATCATCttcatttcaaaagaaaacttTCTGTCTTCGTCAGGGGAAATTATGACCCACCGAGGGAGAAGAAGGAGGGAAAACTAGCCAACGATCAGAATTGGATGAGTTATCAGAGAATATGAGAAAAGACTTTAAGAGGGAAATACCCATATTTCAAACTCCAAGTGAGAGAAAAGTGTTAgatttctaaattaaataaactataataaattttagtttaaaatttttttaattaaattataattttatttttaattttaacttgagaattttaataaaatttaatttaggaatgagacttttaaattttaaaagttgacaTATGTGAGTTCCAAATTATACTTATCCTTTAACgaaaacaagtcttttggccattaatttatatatgatagTTCGAAATTTGTCACTTAATACGAAATCGGAGTTCTATACTGAAATGTAACAATCTCACATGGCTTGTCAAATCCAAAACatggataatttttttgttattaaaataagtaatacgaagataatttgataaatatacatcaactcattaagttatatatttaaacaattgGAGGGGCTATATTTTCGTTATTTTTGAAACCCATAATCTTTTGGATGTGATTAACTTTGGAGGTAGTTATAAAATCcactaattaaattagttagtttattctaacaaaaatattcaagttGACAAATCTGGATTTTTTAAATTGGACTCTtagtaaaaaatatcaattaatatttattattgtttttattgtatttattttttgtattaatttttatctactagtgatttaagtaaaaatgatttttacCGTCAATTAAAATAGAGTCCTTTGCTGGAGAGACAGagtaattatattaaatcaagGGATTTTACTaaggtgaaaaaaaaaggttagaatcggaaaattttgttaataaaggagaaaaatggGAACAAAAAGTGCGAATTGGGATTATTGCAAATGAGAGGGACAATTTAGGCATTGCATAATACAAATGTGGAGGAGGACCCGGATGCCGTCTTGTCTTCCATAAATGTCAATCTTgccaaaatattataaaatagagTCTCTAATTGCCACCCTCCAAGATTTAGTGAAGAATTTTTAGCCTGTAATTTTCAGAAACTAACAGCATCACCCCAATAGTAGTAATTAATTGATCTAACAACTCTttcatatcatcccaagtatGATGTTGTTGCATGGCATTGTGactgtaataaaattatatatacatattttaagtatataaaatatatacataaataatacgatatcatatgattgaatgattttaaaatatgaataaaataatattgaattgtatcattacatatcatttatgtatttatttttatacttaaaatatgcATACGTGGCATTGCTCTTGTAATAGTGTGTATTAAGCCTAtactataaacaataataaactaACAGTTGCAaatatattaatgtattattatatgattaagtgattttaaatcaaaaataaaataaacaatttgataatttaacataatgtcacatcaatttatttgaaattagttttattcaaaaaatttaacacCCAATAGATCAAATCAGCCATTCTTTTACTAAAATCCCAAAATgacaaataacaatttattgatttttattggTTGACTAATATTGACTTATTATTGatcattttggttttttaagttaaagaaaaaataatttagtctaaagaatgttaaaatattaGATTAGATTTATTATTCAAGCGAGGGGtcactttatataattttaactttatataattttcagttAACAACTGtgttaaattttagaaaaaaaataactgtATAGATAGCAACTGATAAGGACCTAACTGTTACTTTCAAATTCTATTAGACATAATAAAAGTAAGCTAAACCTCAGGGACCAAAAGTTGAAGTCTATATGGAAAACTCAACCATATCATCTTTTATCTTGGCATCGACGTCACTTTAAGATCTGCTCCCCCCTTAACATCTAAGCGTGTCAAAACTGAATTCTGAGACTGGGAAAGAAGCAGAAGCCATGTTGGTGATGGATAATTCAATCATCACACCGCCTTCTTTCTTGATCAGGGCCATGTCGGTGGTAACTTTGGTGATTTTAACACTCATGGCGATCTCAGAAGTCATGGGAAAGCACCTCAAGTATTCAAAGTTTTGGAATGTTAATAGCTCTGGGAAATCTGCAACAAAGGAGGTTAAACTTTCTAGTAGAACTGGGATGCTCATGCTTTATACACCTGCATTTTTGGGCGGTCTTGCTTCTTTTTGGATCTTCCCTCATCAGAGTTTCAGGCTTCTGCTGCTCACTTCTGCTCTTACCTTCCATTTCTTCAAAAGAGACTTTGAGGTAACATTCacaaataatcattttatatacAGTCATTTCTTCAATAGtcttagaaaatttaaaattcttctCTGGCGAATTGGGAGAAGAACTATATTTTTGTGAACATATTAGACCATAGTTGTCAATGGCGCAAAGCGTAGAAAGGCAATGAGAGGTTCTACTGCCTAAAGCGAACAAGGCAAAGCGAAGGCGTTACaagcaattaaaaaattctatgaatttttattttatttccattaaatttaaattatttgttacgATATCAACAATAAAACATTGATCAATAACTACGTTAATAGTCTCAAATATGATGATAATTAGTTTTCATACTTAAATTTCTATGACGACTATCTATAAGGGATTAGTGAATCTAACcgatgattttaaatttctccAACAACCTTTTTGGTAATTCTAAAACTCACCGACAATCTCTTAACAATCTTAGAACTCACTGTTGACCTTTTGACGACTTTAAAACTTATTAATGATCTCTTTGGTAACCTTAAACCTCACTAGAGACCTTAAAAATTGTCAATAGCTCTTATATCAGACTGAAAATTACTTAAAATCTGTCTAAAAACCTGAAATTATGCAAAAAACTATCTAGAATTTGTCAATAACCCTAAAATCTAGTTGTAGATAACCTAACTGATAATAAAGCGAATTTTTTTGGTGCCTAAAGCTACTCCCAAGGTGCTAAAAAAGCACTAAAAGCGGTCACCTTTGAACCACTAGTCCCCTTGAGTAAAGTGTCGCTTAAGCGTGCGTGAGGCGCGCCTTTGACAACTATGTGTTAGACTTGATTTTGCAATCCACTATAAACCCTTTAGCAACAAGCTTTTGCAGAAAGAGAAAAGTGTGCTTATTGTAGTcaattcaagaagaaaaatagtgaaaacaaaattttgtgcTTTACACTGCTATTTTTGGAAGGAGTTGGAATCCCTAATTTGGAAGAAGGTAAATATTAAAGTGCAAACATCCTAAAGTTTTAAGGCAGGCTAAATGTGAGCGGTCACTAACTTCTTATTTTACATTTTGGATGATAGCAACAAGGTTCACTTTTAATCCACACACCTTAAAAACTTTAGAATGTTcgaatattgattatatattagtCAATCTCCAATGTGGATGTCTAAAGTTTGAAAGTTTTTAATATGTAGATTAAATGTTTACGTTTGTATACTAACATTAAAGCCTCTAAAATCAAAGTTAGTGACCAGATGCTGACCTTTGATTCGCACAAAATCAACGATCAAACATTCACCATTGGCCTGCATATTAAACATTTCAGGACAATTGCATCTGAGAATTTATTTACTATTAGTTTGCACCTGATAATAACTTTCCACACTATATGTTTACATTTGatgttatatattatgtgttttctgATAACATTGTACTACCAGGTGCTTTTCATTCACAAATACAGTGGTGGGGTGATGCTTGATTCTGCAATTTTTATTGGGGCATTATATTTCATAGCCACTGtgacaataatatattttcaacacCTATCAGAAGGATTACCAGAGCCAAGAATTGATTTGAAGTATTTTGGGATGTTTGTGTTCTTGTTGGGAATAAGTGGTAATTTCTATCACCATTACCTCTTatcaaaaatgagaaaagatgGTGAAAAACAATACAAGATTCCCAAGGGAGGTTTGTTTGATAAAGTAGTGTGCCCACATTATCTTTTTGAGATATTGACATTTTGGgggttttttctaatttctcaaaatttgtTTGGATTATGTTGTGCTATTGGTGTAACTTTTTACTTGACAGGTAGGAGTTACGTTACTAGGAAATGGTATCTttccaaatttgagaatttccCCCAAGATGTAAGGGCTATCTTTCCATATGTATTTTAAACAATGAAGGAAATTAAGTTTGGTTTCAAGCAAGGTTGGTTTGTATTGGTTGCACAAGttatgtataatttgattttagacTTTGCATCATGTGTAGTATTTGTAgtattttactttatttgagTATGCTTCCTTAATTAAAAACATCAAATAAGAGATATGATAGAACCCCAGCTGTGAAAGAGAGCTGAAATTTACTTCATAGAAATCTAGGAAAATTCTAGCTGCATTAAACTGGAAAAGACTGCCAaggatcaaaattttcaatatatatggGGGATAAATCAATAAAAGCATTATTTACTGAAACCCATTTAAACCAACACATATTTAACACCAGGAGTTTTTCAGACAGATAATCCAGCTTACATAAACTGAA harbors:
- the LOC123192308 gene encoding 3-oxo-5-alpha-steroid 4-dehydrogenase 2-like, with amino-acid sequence MLVMDNSIITPPSFLIRAMSVVTLVILTLMAISEVMGKHLKYSKFWNVNSSGKSATKEVKLSSRTGMLMLYTPAFLGGLASFWIFPHQSFRLLLLTSALTFHFFKRDFEVLFIHKYSGGVMLDSAIFIGALYFIATVTIIYFQHLSEGLPEPRIDLKYFGMFVFLLGISGNFYHHYLLSKMRKDGEKQYKIPKGGLFDKVVCPHYLFEILTFWGFFLISQNLFGLCCAIGVTFYLTGRSYVTRKWYLSKFENFPQDVRAIFPYVF